The Deltaproteobacteria bacterium genomic sequence GAGTGCCGCTGGCGGCGTGGTTCAGCTCTCGCTGCGCGCGCTCTTCACCGTGGCGGTCAGCTCGCCGCGCGCGAGGCGCAGTGCGATCTCGTCGCCTGGCGCAGCTTGCGCGGCGTCGCGCAGGATCTCGCCGCGCGCATCGCGCGCGAGCGCGTAGCCGCGGCCGAGCACCGCGAGCGGCGAGAGCGCGTCGAGGCGCGCAGCGGCGGTGGCGAAACGCGCGCGCGGCTGCGCGGCGATGCGCTGCGCGGC encodes the following:
- a CDS encoding exodeoxyribonuclease VII large subunit: AAQRIAAQPRARFATAAARLDALSPLAVLGRGYALARDARGEILRDAAQAAPGDEIALRLARGELTATVKSARSES